A single region of the Nicotiana sylvestris chromosome 6, ASM39365v2, whole genome shotgun sequence genome encodes:
- the LOC104213466 gene encoding ABC transporter I family member 1 isoform X1 — MSLRRPPLPRLLLNNVSCMRNAQQILRNVNVSLHDGGALVLTGTNGSGKSTFLRMLAGFSKPSAGEILWNGHDITDSGVFQQYKLQLNWLSLKDAIKEKFTVLDNVQWFEVLEGKQGRSLPALQLMGLGRLVNDKARMLSMGQRKRVQLARLLAIDRPIWLLDEPSVALDDEGVKLLEYIIAEHRKKGGIVIVATHLPIQIEDAMFLRLPPRFPRRMTLVDMLDRGGLD; from the coding sequence ATGTCTTTGCGTAGACCTCCCCTTCCTCGACTTCTGCTGAACAATGTGTCTTGCATGAGAAATGCTCAACAAATACTGCGCAATGTAAATGTTTCCCTCCATGATGGTGGTGCACTTGTACTAACGGGCACTAATGGCTCTGGTAAATCGACATTCTTGCGCATGTTAGCTGGTTTCTCGAAACCATCAGCTGGTGAGATACTCTGGAATGGTCATGATATCACTGATTCAGGTGTTTTTCAACAGTACAAACTTCAGCTCAACTGGCTCTCTCTTAAGGACGCTATCAAAGAGAAGTTCACAGTCCTTGATAATGTTCAATGGTTCGAAGTTCTTGAAGGCAAACAAGGAAGATCTCTGCCAGCTTTGCAGCTTATGGGGCTTGGAAGATTAGTAAACGATAAAGCACGAATGCTTTCTATGGGTCAAAGGAAAAGGGTACAACTGGCCAGATTGTTGGCAATTGATCGGCCTATTTGGTTGcttgatgaaccttcggtagcATTGGATGATGAAGGTGTGAAATTGCTCGAGTACATTATTGCAGAGCACAGAAAAAAGGGTGGTATTGTCATTGTCGCCACCCATCTGCCTATTCAGATTGAGGATGCAATGTTTTTAAGGTTGCCGCCAAGGTTCCCAAGAAGGATGACTTTGGTAGACATGCTTGATCGAGGTGGCCTGGACTGA
- the LOC104213466 gene encoding ABC transporter I family member 1 isoform X2 — MRNAQQILRNVNVSLHDGGALVLTGTNGSGKSTFLRMLAGFSKPSAGEILWNGHDITDSGVFQQYKLQLNWLSLKDAIKEKFTVLDNVQWFEVLEGKQGRSLPALQLMGLGRLVNDKARMLSMGQRKRVQLARLLAIDRPIWLLDEPSVALDDEGVKLLEYIIAEHRKKGGIVIVATHLPIQIEDAMFLRLPPRFPRRMTLVDMLDRGGLD, encoded by the coding sequence ATGAGAAATGCTCAACAAATACTGCGCAATGTAAATGTTTCCCTCCATGATGGTGGTGCACTTGTACTAACGGGCACTAATGGCTCTGGTAAATCGACATTCTTGCGCATGTTAGCTGGTTTCTCGAAACCATCAGCTGGTGAGATACTCTGGAATGGTCATGATATCACTGATTCAGGTGTTTTTCAACAGTACAAACTTCAGCTCAACTGGCTCTCTCTTAAGGACGCTATCAAAGAGAAGTTCACAGTCCTTGATAATGTTCAATGGTTCGAAGTTCTTGAAGGCAAACAAGGAAGATCTCTGCCAGCTTTGCAGCTTATGGGGCTTGGAAGATTAGTAAACGATAAAGCACGAATGCTTTCTATGGGTCAAAGGAAAAGGGTACAACTGGCCAGATTGTTGGCAATTGATCGGCCTATTTGGTTGcttgatgaaccttcggtagcATTGGATGATGAAGGTGTGAAATTGCTCGAGTACATTATTGCAGAGCACAGAAAAAAGGGTGGTATTGTCATTGTCGCCACCCATCTGCCTATTCAGATTGAGGATGCAATGTTTTTAAGGTTGCCGCCAAGGTTCCCAAGAAGGATGACTTTGGTAGACATGCTTGATCGAGGTGGCCTGGACTGA